The genome window tttttaattaatctttGGTGTGAAAAAAACGCgctaagtaaaaaaaaaaaaaaaaaaagggaacatGTACCGATCAGTTTGAAGTAGATCAAattgaacaaaaacaataaattaaagcgAAGAAACGCACCTGGGACGCGCACGCAGAGCCACGCGCTCTCCGGTAACGGGGCTTAACTCTCCGTGAAGTCCCGGCAGGAAGCAGCGACgggatcaaatccagaaaaacaaaaaaaatcaggaggaagatcaaaaacaaattaaaaataatattccTCCGCGAGCGTAAATATTCCTCTGGGTGTCGCGCGCGTGGGTCGCGGATTATtccacatttcttttctttctttccgtTCCGGTCGTCCGTCTGTCTGctggcttcttcctcctcttcctcctcttcctcctcctccttctcttcctccgaTCGGACACGGCCGCCccgtcttcctctctttctctactACGTCGCTCTCCGCCGCGCTCGGGCTCCAAACCCGACATCAAGTAGCGGCAAAATAAAAGCGCAGCGTTTCCGCTTTgttctttcagaataaaatcacCAGCCGGAAGAACGCTCCCGTTCACGCACGAGTATTTAACACGTTTTAAGAAACGGTTCTGTTGTTTATGTTCAGTTGAAtaaattatgaaaaagaaattgAAGCAGGATTGATTattaattaaatttaattaatcAATAACTATAAAAGTTATATGTTGTGTATTACTAcagtttacgtgtgtgtgtgtgtgtgtgtgtgtgtagtaccgtgtttcactttttaaatgcgattttaataaatgatgaaaatatcaaataatTTTCTACAAATACAGTATTCCCATTAGGTCCAAAATttgaaaagcttttattttgataggaGAACACAAATCTGTCATTGATTAGGATGAATGATGATGACTTTACACAAATACATTTGACCGATTCTCTTCAATACTTTActtctttattcattttgttaaaattgaaataGCTTAACGTGCTCATTGTTACGATGGAtattttatctgtttttatcTTTTGCTAAAAGTTAAAAGTGAGGTTTACGTGACTGGTTTTGATCGGAGTTTTGAAAACATCTTCAATACAGTTTGACAGCTCAGTGATCAATAGCCAATCGATTAAAATGCCTTCGATCATTTTGACAGACGGAGCGTTCACGAACAGAATTGATTACGAATTTATTACAGTGATCAGTcttctgtttacatttttaattgctattTCTGCCACCCATGTTTAAACGACGTTGATCGATAACCTATAACGTAATAAAATAAGTTAAATGAAGTTTGCGCGGCGCGCAGGTCTTTGACTCCGAACAGTGGCGCCACAGCGCCTCCAAGTGGATAGAAAAGGTCCCGCAGCACGGATTAaacactcgggggggggggggctggatctCCTCGTACTGGAACGAACAGCGGGAGCACAGTGAAGACTTTAAAACCACCGGTAATCCGGATTAAAGCGGCAGATTGAGGCTGAACACGAACAATAAGAGTCAACAATGCAGCAGTAATTCAGTCCTTCCAAGCAGGAGGAGCAatgaggaggtgcagcagagGTAGTGTTAGTGCAGGAGGAGCAATGAGGAGGAGTAGCAGAGGTAGTGTTAGTGCTACAGGAGGAGTAATGAGGAGTAGCAGAGGTAGTGTTAGTGCAGGAGGAGCAATGAGGAGGAGTAGCAGAGGTAGTTTTGGTGCAGGAGGAGCAATGAGGAGTAGCAGAGGTAGTGTTAGTGCAGGAGGAGCAATGAGGAGGAGTAGCAGAGGTAGTTTTGGTGCAGGAGGAGCAATGAGGAGTAGCAGAGGTAGTGTTAGTGCAGGAGGAGCAATGAGGAGGAGTAGCAGAGGTAGTGTTAGTGCTACAGGAGGAGTAATGAGGAGTAGCAGAGGTAGTGTTAGTGCAGGAGGAGCAATGAGGAGGAGTAGCAGAGGTAGTTTTGGTGCAGGAGGAGCAATGAGGAGTAGCAGAGGTAGTGTTAGTGCAGGAGGAGCAATGAGGAGTAGCAGAGGTAGTGTTAGTGCAACAGGAGGAGTAATGAGGAGTAGCAGAGGTAGTGTTAGTGCAGGAGGAGCAATGAGGAGGAGTAGCAGAGGTAGTGTTAGTGCAGGAGGAGCAatgaggaggtgcagcagagGTAGTGTTAGTGCAACAGGAGGAGCAATGAGGAGTAGCAGAGGTAGTGTTAGTGCTACAGGAGGAGCAATGAGGAGTAGCAGAGGTAGTGTTAGTGCTACAGGAGGAGTAATGAGGAGTAGCAGAGGTAGTGTTAGTGCTACAGGAGGAGCAATGAGGAGGAGTAGCAGAGTTAGTGTTAGTGCTACAGGAGGAGCAATGAGGAggaaaatgttaatgttttgtatAAGATCTAttcagtgagtttgtactggtgagttttgttaataaagtaaaaaaaaaaaaaaaaaagtttgctgCATCCGTTTAGTGACGTCATGACGTAATGCACGTCTCCGCTCCCCCTGTCGACGGAGAGATGCGTTCATGTCTGTTTTGCTGCTAATCCGGACCATCTTGTGATGAAAATATGTCAGTACagtaaagcttttatttttcgGGTTGGTTTTTATACTTTTTAAAAACGGACAGCTCTTCAACCGGACGACATGTTGGTGAacatttaacaacaacaacaggaagtcggtCGGCAGGTAATTTAGCTTTAGCAGCTAACTTAGCTCTCTGACGAGCCGGCTAGCTTAGGGGTTAGCAGCTAACTTAGCTCTCTGACGAGCCGGCTAGCTTACGGGTTAGCAGCTAATTTAGCTCTCTGACGAGCCGGCTATCTTACGGGTTAGCAGCTAGCTTAGCTCCACTGTTTGACGTTAGGTTAATAAATTTCAAGCGTGTGTGCACTTTTAGCTTTTTATTAGCaacattacaataaattaaagaaacaaACTGGTCTAATAGAGCTGTTAATTATAAATGAGGCCAGAAATTCAGCGTTGCACATTCAGGATGATCCCcgtaaaaaaaaagctgttttaaAAAAGATTATTACCTGAATTAAAAGCGACACTTGGTAGAATACAAGTAAGAATTGCCTTTGAAGCAGTGGGGTATTGTCTTTAATTCGGCCGTGGTATAATCAACCAGCTATTAGTAATACTATAAATACAGTCATTAATAAAGAGCATGTGTTCGTAGCTAGGGGTAGCTAATGCTAAAATCAAGGTGGATTTAAATTCCACCTTGTATTGAGGTGAACCTCTGCCCTGGGTGTTCCTAATAACCTGCGTTCATGAGATCTGTTTTACAGAATGGACTGTTGCGGTTTTTGGACTGATTTTGGGTCATTTGTTCTGTTAGCATGGCATCGCCTTTCAAAATCCCCAAGAGGAAACAAGCGGCCGGTCCGGACTCCACCGTCGTGCATGTGCAGTCGCCTCTGTCCCGTCTGGAGAACCTTAAGGTGACTGCTGACATTTCTAAACATGGTGCATTCATGGTTTTTTTATGCATACTTCGTGTaaagtgttgcattttattcaatctgacttctctctctctctctctctctcgccacgGGGCTCAGTCCAGCAGAGTTGGAGCTGACAGGATGCATTCTCAGAACACATTCGGCCCCCGAACGAGCAGACAAAGGTTTGTGTTCCACCGGTGCACGCTGCAGCATACATTACTGCAGCTAACAACACGGTAAAATAGAGTTAGACACAGCTGGATCTgtcatttctgctgctctgcagtgtTCCTTGTGAGCCCATCTTCACGGTCACGGTCAAAACTCTGCTGGGATTGGGCAGCCCGACAGGaagagcatcagcagcaggacgcACTCGGGACCAATCCCATCCCAGACAGAGAGCCGAGACAGCCTCTCCTTACTTCTCGTTTGGGTGAGTTCATAAACTGGGCTTGACGTTACGATTCTTGGAAAGGCAGACATTTTCCTCAGACTCCGTAACGACCTGCGTGTGACTTGGACGTAACTTGGAGAGTCTCAACCTCACATCCATGTTGAATTGTCAAATACATCTGCGCAGGGCTTGCACTCATAAACATGAATGAAGAGTGGGCCGTCTGCCTGCCGTGTTATCAGCTGCTGAAACCAGGAAAATAAAGTAGAATTATTCCTCTTGTCTCGTCCTCTTTGACCTTtttgatttttattcatttgacaCATTCAGCCTCCGGGAGCtttttaaatacagaaaaaaagcttcttctttttttttttttttttttttttaaaaccgaaaatgtctttaatttaaaaaataaaataaaaacaaaaaaaatccttctgGGTCAGCACCGAGCGGGCCTCGTCCCTGTTCCACAAATCTCATCCATCAAGAACATTTTGAGGTAACAAAACATGAAGTCATTTTAAATTCAGATGTTTTCTCCACCAGGTGGCGTCCAAAGAGAGCCTCAGACCGGCTCGAGCCCACCATCGCCTCAGCGTCTCCGCCACAGAGGAGGAAAAGTGGCCTTATTGGTAAACGCTCTCATTTTAAAAACGTTTCACTTTCGGTTATTTCCATTCGTGGCCTCCGAAGTTTACGATGTTTTTTTTCGTTGCTATTAACCCGATGTGTGTTCCTCCATCAGCCTTGTCTCTGAACACTGACCGCCTTTCTGTGGCGTCACTGGACAGTCTGGCGGAGCTGCGAGGCGAGAGGCATGCTGGGAGTTTCTCAGCGAGTCGGGGCGCCGCTGAAGCGAAggtaaaggtcaaaggttgtgGCCACCGTCGTGTAAATGTATAGCATCGTTTATAACACTCCGACGAATAAGAGACGagcttctgtgtgtttgttttcttcagagAAACTCCCCTGAATGTTTAAACCAGACGATCCCGTCGCTCTCGGCTTCAGATCGGACGTCGGGAGATGATTTTGCCTCTCCGACCGGAACCCGAAACAAGTCCTCAGCGGGCAAAGCCCCCAAAGGCAGACCCTCTCTCTCCGCGGGGAGGATCAGCCCTCGGGCGTCAAGGACGGAGCGACTCGGTTCAAGCGGCAACCTCGAGGAGGACCCGAGGGAGAAGGAGCGACGGAGGTGGGCGGAGTTCAGCGAGAAGAGGAGGCCGAACAGATCGTGCCTCCGACTGAGAACGCAGACCCCGGCGGAACCCAGTGagtcctcttttattttttttatatacagcTGTTTAACATTCCAAATTTACACAAagataaacaataaaatgtaaaaataacaaGCGACAGGCCCTGAAAGAAAATATATCCGGAATCACAGGATGAAATCTGGCCTCAGCAGTTCCCGATCTTTCGATTACCGCAATGAGATACTTGGAGAAAGTCTTCAGGGGATTAATATCGATGAACATTTACAGATTTGTATTTCCGGCCTCCTTTCGTCCTTTAGTTGTCCTGtccagcgaggaggaagagcagggcgAGGATGACGGCGGTGGAGGGAAGGGGCCGTTTCACGGCAGCGACCGGGTGGAGGAATCCTGTCCAGGAAGTTCAGAGGCGGCGCAGGTAGGAGGCTCACCTGGGAACGGACGCCACAGGAAGGACGATGAAACGGCGGAGCCGAATCGCTAGAGTCCGCGTCCTCCGTTTCTGCACAGAGGACTGGCTCTTTATCTGCATCAGCCTGTGTCCCTGCGTTTTGTCTGACAGGGTCAGCAGGCTTGTCCTTCCAGAGGTGAATGCAAGGCGCCGCCTTCGTACCTGCAGCTGGAGTTCACCTCGCTTCACGCCGGGCTGATGCACACCGACGCCAACGGGGAGATGATGGTGAGGagaacatctttaaaaaaaaagacgggaCAAAgacgtgtatttttaccttttatCTCTGATTTTTTGTTGCTTCCATGAAGCGGATTCTGGAACaagcacatttaaatgtttctgtttctcatcgTTCTTCCCTTTAAAGGATccatttctctttatttctgcGTAGATCACGGAAAGCGGCATCACTCTTCCAGTGACGGGTAAACACATCGACTTCAAGATTTAAAACAGcggaaatattttatttgatcttctttcccaactttttttttttcttacaccTTTTTGAcagtaaattattatttatttatttattttaatctccgTTAGgggcagaggagggggaggtCACCGTGGTGGCGTCTCAGGTACGGGGTTACGGCGTTTGGGACGGGGGCGTGGCTCGGGACGGGACTCTGTTGGCCGGTTGCAAAGgtcccgccccctccctcctcttcctgtggGTGACGGACGCTCAGGCCAACCTGCTGCAGGCGGAGCTGGCCCCCCTCCGGAGCTCCCGCGCCGCCTCAGGTGACGCCGCGCGCCGCTCGGACTCCTGCTGGAGACTGGGCCGACTCGGTGAACCTCCTTCGTGCTCCTGGTTCTCCAGGCCCGTcttgctgcttcctcctgctggtgctgaggcagcagctgcaggagctccagGCTGCCCTGCTGGCCTCCATCCTGGACATGGAGGAGTACAGGAAggggagctcctcctccagcggccTGACCTCCCCTCTGGAGTGGACAGATGGGTTGCTGCTCTTGCACaactgtcctcctcctctggaccAGCACCTCCTCAGATTGCTGGGATGCTCTACGGTGAGACTTCCAACCTCCTTTCCTGCTTTATGTCCTTGTTGCCTCCTTCCTACCTTCCTTCGCTGGGCTCCTTCTCTCCTCACCTCTGTGCTCATCTTTCCTATTatatttcttcctctctctctctctccccactctCCCGTAGTGATATCTAATCCTCGCTCGTCCGTTTTACGAGCCCGTTGGCCGTTAGCCGCTAGCCGGTGGCGCCGGTGGCTCGGAGGTGATGAGGTGACTCCTGAGGGAGGTCCCGGTGTGCGTTTCTGAGCTTGCTGGTCCTGAACCAAATCGGAACCGACCAAAACCAGCTATTAAAACaaatctctctctttcaggagAAATCCAGAAACGGGAAGTCCAGCCAGAAGTCCTCCGGCCGGCAGCACCTCCCCACCAGGTACGACCGACCCCGCCGGGAGGGGAAGCCGGAGGGGTTTCCTGTCTGacccctctctgtgtgtgccccccccccccccaggttgatCCAGTATCCCGCGCCGCCTTGTAAAGGCCGGATCTCGGTAACGGAAGAGGACCTGGCTTGTCTGGAAGACGGCGCGTTCCTCAATGACGTCATCATCGACTTCTACCTCAAGTCAGTCTGCCgggtggaaatgtttttttttggtcgcTGTGAGATGTAGTTGCTGTCGGTCGCCTGTAGGGGTCAGCGGTATCCTCAGTCGCCTCCTCCCCTCGCAGGTATCTCTTCCTGGACGGCGTCGGGGGATCGGTCGCCGAGCGGAGTCAcgtcttcagcagcttcttctaCAAACAGCTGAGCAGACGGCGAGCCGCCGGAGAGAGCGACGCCCCCTCCGCCCCGTGAGGACGTGGACAGACGAGCGCCGACCGTCTCGGGATCCGACGTCGTccctcatccttccttccttccttctgtctTTCCGTAGTGATCGCCACACGAGGCACCGGAGGGTGAAGACCTGGACCCGCCACGTCGACGTCTTCAC of Brachionichthys hirsutus isolate HB-005 chromosome 24, CSIRO-AGI_Bhir_v1, whole genome shotgun sequence contains these proteins:
- the LOC137912051 gene encoding sentrin-specific protease 7-like isoform X1 yields the protein MASPFKIPKRKQAAGPDSTVVHVQSPLSRLENLKSSRVGADRMHSQNTFGPRTSRQSVPCEPIFTVTVKTLLGLGSPTGRASAAGRTRDQSHPRQRAETASPYFSFGWRPKRASDRLEPTIASASPPQRRKSGLIALSLNTDRLSVASLDSLAELRGERHAGSFSASRGAAEAKRNSPECLNQTIPSLSASDRTSGDDFASPTGTRNKSSAGKAPKGRPSLSAGRISPRASRTERLGSSGNLEEDPREKERRRWAEFSEKRRPNRSCLRLRTQTPAEPIVLSSEEEEQGEDDGGGGKGPFHGSDRVEESCPGSSEAAQGQQACPSRGECKAPPSYLQLEFTSLHAGLMHTDANGEMMITESGITLPVTGAEEGEVTVVASQVRGYGVWDGGVARDGTLLAGCKGPAPSLLFLWVTDAQANLLQAELAPLRSSRAASGPSCCFLLLVLRQQLQELQAALLASILDMEEYRKGSSSSSGLTSPLEWTDGLLLLHNCPPPLDQHLLRLLGCSTEKSRNGKSSQKSSGRQHLPTRLIQYPAPPCKGRISVTEEDLACLEDGAFLNDVIIDFYLKYLFLDGVGGSVAERSHVFSSFFYKQLSRRRAAGESDAPSAPDRHTRHRRVKTWTRHVDVFTKDFLFVPVNQEAHWFLVVVCFPGLEDLRYRRFQSRTGSSEQVSGKPSISRTSQQLPECLQQTCQRDAVLKRPCILVMDSLKLSCHDNVCRLIRDYLQVEWEVRRGTPRLFTPDGTRSSSCRVPLQDNSSDCGLYLLQYAESFLQNPVVHFDLPVRLDNWFPRQQVRQKRKEIRSLIMRMHRIQRGET
- the LOC137912051 gene encoding sentrin-specific protease 7-like isoform X2 gives rise to the protein MASPFKIPKRKQAAGPDSTVVHVQSPLSRLENLKSSRVGADRMHSQNTFGPRTSRQSVPCEPIFTVTVKTLLGLGSPTGRASAAGRTRDQSHPRQRAETASPYFSFGWRPKRASDRLEPTIASASPPQRRKSGLIALSLNTDRLSVASLDSLAELRGERHAGSFSASRGAAEAKRNSPECLNQTIPSLSASDRTSGDDFASPTGTRNKSSAGKAPKGRPSLSAGRISPRASRTERLGSSGNLEEDPREKERRRWAEFSEKRRPNRSCLRLRTQTPAEPIVLSSEEEEQGEDDGGGGKGPFHGSDRVEESCPGSSEAAQGQQACPSRGECKAPPSYLQLEFTSLHAGLMHTDANGEMMITESGITLPVTGAEEGEVTVVASQVRGYGVWDGGVARDGTLLAGCKGPAPSLLFLWVTDAQANLLQAELAPLRSSRAASGPSCCFLLLVLRQQLQELQAALLASILDMEEYRKGSSSSSGLTSPLEWTDGLLLLHNCPPPLDQHLLRLLGCSTEKSRNGKSSQKSSGRQHLPTRLIQYPAPPCKGRISVTEEDLACLEDGAFLNDVIIDFYLKYLFLDGVGGSVAERSHVFSSFFYKQLSRRRAAGESDAPSAPDRHTRHRRVKTWTRHVDVFTKDFLFVPVNQEAHWFLVVVCFPGLEDLRYRRFQSRTGSSEQVSGKPSISRTSQQLPECLQQTCQRDAVLKRPCILVMDSLKLSCHDNVCRLIRDYLQVEWEVRRGTPRLFTPDGTRSSSCRVPLQDNSSDCEPRGAL